The Candidatus Omnitrophota bacterium genome includes a window with the following:
- the accD gene encoding acetyl-CoA carboxylase, carboxyltransferase subunit beta codes for MALFGKPKYTLVKVKKKDIPEGIWSKCPSCDALTYTKEIRNSFNVCPHCQHHLPLTAPERVALLIDEGTFEEYDKFMVSLDPLEFKGPKTYKEKLEADQKATGLVDAVITGQGQVLGKETVIAVTDSRFIMGSMGSVVGEKITRAIEKATAGKLPVVIVSGSGGGARMYEGIFSLMQMAKTCAALARHHDAGLLYISVLTNPTMAGIMASFAGVGDVIIAEPKALIGFTGPRVIEQTIRQKLPEGFQSSEFLLAHGLIDKIAARKDLKKAIFQVIDYTQNHSG; via the coding sequence ATGGCTTTATTCGGGAAACCCAAATACACCTTAGTCAAGGTCAAGAAGAAAGACATCCCGGAGGGCATCTGGTCCAAGTGCCCGTCCTGCGACGCCTTGACCTACACCAAGGAAATCAGGAACAGCTTCAACGTCTGCCCGCATTGCCAGCATCACCTGCCTTTGACCGCCCCGGAGCGCGTCGCCCTTTTGATCGACGAAGGGACCTTCGAAGAATACGACAAATTCATGGTTTCCCTGGATCCGCTGGAATTTAAGGGGCCGAAGACCTACAAAGAAAAGCTGGAGGCCGACCAGAAAGCGACGGGGCTGGTCGACGCCGTGATCACCGGCCAGGGACAGGTCCTGGGCAAGGAGACGGTGATCGCGGTGACCGATTCCCGTTTCATCATGGGCTCCATGGGATCGGTGGTCGGCGAAAAGATCACCCGCGCGATCGAGAAAGCTACGGCCGGCAAGCTGCCGGTCGTGATCGTTTCGGGGTCCGGCGGCGGGGCGAGGATGTACGAAGGCATTTTCTCCCTGATGCAGATGGCCAAGACCTGCGCGGCGCTGGCGCGTCATCACGACGCGGGGCTTCTTTACATTTCCGTTCTGACCAACCCGACCATGGCCGGCATCATGGCGTCGTTCGCGGGGGTGGGGGACGTGATCATCGCCGAGCCGAAAGCCCTGATCGGGTTCACGGGGCCGCGCGTCATCGAGCAGACGATCCGGCAGAAGCTCCCTGAAGGATTCCAGAGTTCCGAATTCCTTCTCGCCCACGGCCTGATTGACAAGATCGCCGCCCGTAAAGACCTCAAGAAAGCCATCTTCCAGGTCATTGATTATACCCAGAATCATAGCGGTTGA